In the Sandaracinus amylolyticus genome, GTGCGCGATCTCCTCGAGCAGCGCGACGTCGAGCCATCTGCCCTCGCGCTCGCTCGTCACCGCGATCGTGCCGAGCACACGCCCGCGTACCTCGAGGGGCGCGGCGATCACCTCGTGCGCGTGGGCCGCGTCGACGTATCGGCGACCCGCGTCGGTGAGGACCTGCGACGCGCCGCCGTCGAGCCGTATCCGGACCGACCTGCCGCTCCGCACGGCCTCGCCGTTGAGCGAGCCCTCGACCGGCGTCGGCTGCTGCGCGAACACGGCTTGCGCGAGCGACTCGCGCGCTGGATCGAGGTGGTGCAGCGCGACCGTCTCGAGCCACTCGCCGTCGGGCGAGAGCAGGTTGATCGTGGCGAGATCGCCGAGCTTCTGCGCGGCGATGCGCGCGATCGCGGCGTGCGCGAGCTCGGGATCGAGGCTCACCTCCGCGAACACCCGCGAGATGTCGGCGAGCGCGCCGAGGCGCTGGGCGTCGCGGGCTCGCTCGGCGGCCGACTCGCGCGCTTCGGTGTAGAGGCGCGCGTTCTCGAGCGAGATCGCGGCGCGCGCTGCGAGGCGCATCGCGAGCGCGCGGTGTCGCGGCCCGTGACGCCGCCCCGAGCGCGCCATGCCGACGTGGAGCACCGCGAGCGTGCGGCCGTGCGCTGCGATCGGCACCGCGAGCGAGGTGCGCGCGCCGATCGCGCGCAGGATCGCGAGCTCGTCCGCGTCGTGCGCGATGCGCTCGAGCAGCGCGTCGTCGATCTCGATGATCGGGGGCACTTCGCCGGGGTGCTCGATGGCGCGCGCGATCGGCGCGAGCGGATACGCCGACCAGTCGCGCAGCGCGTGCAGCCGCGCCTCCTGCGCCTCGTCGTCCGCGGCCTCCGCGACCTGTCGATGTCGCCCGTCGCGCTCGACCACGCCGAGCACGCACACGTCGCCGAGCATCGGTACCGCGAGCCGCGCGATCCGCCGCAGCGTCTCGTCGACGTCGAGCGACGCGCCCAGGATGTGCGCGGCCTCGGCCATGAACGCGTCGTTGGCGCGCGCCTCTTCGAGCGCGGCCTGCACGTGCGCGCGATCGAGCGCGGTCTCGGCGAGCCTCGCGATCTCCTGCGCGAGACGGAGGTCCTCGGGCGCGTGCACGCGACCCGAGCCCGGCGTGCGCGTGAGCTCGAGCGCGCCGTGCGCGCCTCCGCCGAGCGCGAGCGGCACGACGATCACGTCGGAGGTGCAGATCGTCTCGCCGCGCTCGATCACGCGCGCGATCTCCGCGGCGACGGGGCGCTCGTCGCGTCGATGCACCGCGGCGTGATCGGCGACCGCGGGCACCACCGCCTCGACGAGGCACGCGAGCGTTGCGTCGGGCCCGAGGGGCTCGGCGAGCGCGCGACCCACGCTCGCGAGGAGGTCGCGCCTGCGTGCGGCGAGCACGCGCTCGGTCACGTCGAGCGAGAACGCGATGACGCCCTCGATCGCTCCCTGCTCGTCGCGCAGCGGCTGGTAGGTCGAGTCGAACACGCGCTCGCGACCGTGCAGCACGTAGTGGGTCGCGGGCGTGCGCACGACCTCACCCTCGCGGTACACGCGGTCGTGGAGCGCGAGCACCGGCGCGCCCATGCCGGCCTCCGCGACCAGGTCGCGCATCGGACGTCCCAGCACGGCGCGCGCGCCGAGCGCCTCGAGCGCCGGTGGGCTCAGCGCCTCGAGCACGTGGTCCGGGCCCAGCGCGAGCGAGACGAACGCGGGCAGCTGCGTGAACGCGTGCTGGATGCGCGCCCGCGCGCGCTCGACGCCCTCGGCGGCGCGCTTGCGATCCGTGATGTCGGTCACCGTCACCACGAAGCCGAGCACGCGCCCGTCGTCGCCGCGCCGTGGCTCGTACCCGACCTCGATCCAGCGCGGGCCCTTGCCTGCGTACGCGATCTCGGTGTCGAAGCGCTGGGTCTCACCCGCCAGGGCCGCGGCGATGTGGTCTCGCAGGCGCGCATACGCGCGCTCTCCGAGCACTTCGCGCACGCTGCGCCCGATCACCTCGTCGGCGCTGCGCCCGTGCCACGCGACGTACGCGCGGTTCGCGAAGCGGAACCGCTCGTGCGCATCGACGTACGCGATGCGCGTCGGCACGAGCTCGAGGATCTCCGCCAGCGCGGCCCCGAGATCGCTCGGCGGGTCACCGGGTCCGTTCAATGGCTGCTCCTGGCCCCGCGGACGTAGGCGCGGTCGGCGCCTCCACAACGAGAGGAGACGATCACTTCCGGCGCGTCAGGAACGCCTGCACGGCCTCGACGTTCTCGGCGCTGCCGTACCGCGTCGCGAGCACGCGGTTCTCTTCGTCGATTGCGTGCTGCATGTCGCCCTGCTCGCCCTTCTCGACGAGGCGCCGGCACTCGAGGATCGCGCCCGGCGGGAGCGCCGCGATGTCGTTCGCGATCGCCATCACCTCGGCGGTGAACGAGTCGCGCGGGAACACGCGGGTGACGAGGCCCCAGTGCTCCGCGGTGCGCGCGTCGATCGGCTTGGCGCGCAGGAGCAGCTCGCGGGTGCGCTGGTGGCCGATGAGGCGCGGCAGCGCGAACGAGCCCGCGTACTCGACGACGAGCCCGAGCCGCACGAAGGGCACCAGGAACGTGGCGTGCTCGGCGGCGTACACGAGATCGAAGTGCGGGAGCATCGTGACGCCCATGCCGACGGTCGGGCCCTGCACCGCGGCGATGACCGGCTTGGTGCACGCGCGCAGCGGCTCGTAGAGGCGCGCGACCTTGCTGATGTCGCCCTCGAGCCCGCCGGTGCCCGCCTGCAGGAAGAGGTTCACGTCGGCGCCCGCCGAGAACATGTCGCCCGCGCCGGTGACCACGACGACGCGCACGCCGTCGTCGGCGCTCGCGCGCTCGAGCGCGCTCCAGAGCGCCTCGGTCAGCGCGATGTCGAACGCGTTCTTCTTCTCGGGGCGGCTCAGCGTCAGCACGCGCACCGCACCGTGATCTTCGACCCGCAGCACGTCCGTCATGGCGCTCGCGACGGTACTTCACGGCGCGAGGCGGCGAAAGAAGGAGAGCAGGCGACGGACTCGTAGCGTCACCCGCTCAGCGGTCGGAAGCGCAGCGGGTGCTCGACGTTCTTCACCTTCGCCTCGCGCCACGCCTCGAAGCGCGCGGCGTCGCCGACGACGCTCACCAGCGAGTCCATGCACAGGATCTCGCCGCCCTTGGCCTGGCCCTGGAGGCGCGCGGTGTTGTTCATCCCCGCGCTGAAGCCGGTGTAGTCCTCGTCGGGGCCGAACACGCCGACGAAGAGCGGGCACCAGTGCAGGCCCGTCGCCACGTCGAGGGGCTCGGCGCCCGCGAGCTCCGGGAGATCTTCGTGCGTCGTGAGCGAGCGCGTGAAGTCGCGGATGCGCGTCGCAGCATCGATCGCCGCGAGGCACAGCTCCTCCCGCGAGCGATCGAAGAAGGGCGGGCCCCAGATCCCGATGATGCAGTCGCCGACCATCTTGTCGAACACGCCGCCGGTCTCCCACACGATCTCCACGACGCGCTCGCTCCACGTGTCGACGAGCCGACCGATCGCCTGGGGGCGCACCAGCACCTGCTCGCAGACCCGCGTGAAGCCGCTGATGTCGCAGAACATCACGGCGCACTCGCGCTCGCGCGGCGTGAGGTACTTCTCGCGGTAGCTCTCCTCGCGCAGCAGGCGATCGCACGCCTCGCGCGGGAACGCGACGCTCAGCGTCTTCCACTCGCGGTTGAAGTCGACGATGCGCTGGCGCAGCGAGTCCGCGAAGCGATCGAGCAGATCGCGATCGAAGGTGTTGAACTCGCCGCGCTTGCTCGCGACGACCAGGCGACCGACGACGCGCGCCGATCGCACGCCGTTGATCAGCACCTCTTCGCGATAGCGGCGGATGCCGAAGCGCTCGCGCACCTCGGCGTCGTCGCCCGCCATCATGCGGAACGCGCGCGAGCGGAGGAACGCATCGACCTCGGGATCGGTGCGCGCCATCGAGTCGTGCGCGAGCACTCCGTTCTGCACGATCTTGTAGTGGAGCGTGCGGCCCGACGCGTCGTCCTCGTGGCGGAACACGAGCAGCATGTCCTCGAAGGGCACGTTCGCCTGGAGGATCGCGAGCGCGGCGCGGAGGCCGTCGTCGAGCACCGGATCGGCGAGCGCGTCGCTCATCGCATCGATCGCGATCGCCTTCTTCCGCGCCAGCGCGATCGACGCGAGCGTGTTGTCGATCTCCTCGCAGAACACGTGCAGGAGGCCGCGCACCCGCTCGCTCTGCGCGTCGTCGAGCGCGCTCGGGATCAGCACCGCGGCGGTGCCGAACGGATCGCCCGCGACGTCGATGCGCTGCGCGATCACCGTGCTCGCGCCGACGCGCTCGACGATCGATCCGGCATCGGCGCGCGCGGCGAGCGCGTCGAGCGGAATCGGCAGCGTCGCCTCGTCGCCGGTCGCGTGCACGAAGTCGTGGAGCGAGAGCGTCTCGTCGTAGGTGCGGATCCACGCGACCCGCGCATCGACCGCGTCGCAGAGGACCGGCATGAGCAGGCGCATCGCGTGATCGAGCGGGAGCCGATCGCGCACCGCGATCTCCGCCAGCCGATCCACTGCATCGTTCAGGCGCCAGCGCTCCTCGAGCAGCGCGACCCGCGCCTCGAGCTCTGCGATCCGCGCCCCGGCATCCAGGTTCGTCGTCCCCGCCATCGCGTCCATTGTCGCCCCGCGCGGCGCACGAAAGAAGCGCGATCGTGGCGATGCGCCACGACGACGGACGCCACGGGTTTCCGCCGCGATTCTCCGCGCCCATGCGCTCTCGAAGAGGAGAGAACATGCGCCGCATCGCCTCCAAGCCGATCTCGCTCGCGTTGGTGCTCGGGCTCGCCGGGTGCGGCGCGACGACCGAGCTCACGCCCGCCGGCAAGGCCGATCGCGTGCTCGGCGCGCCCGACGTCGCGTACACCGAGGCCGCAGGGGTGCGGTGGCTGGTGCAGGGCGATGCGTGGACCGGGCGCGATCAGATCGCGCGCGTGCTCACGCCGGTGCGGGTGCGCATCGAGAACCCCGGGCCGCGACCGATCCTGATCCGTCACGGGCACTTCGCGCTCACCGACGACTCGATGCGCCGCTATCGAACGGTCGCGGCCTATCGCGCGCCCGACGCGATGCCGCAGCCGATCCCGGTCGTGCGCGAGATCGACGCGTCGGGCTTCGATCCCTCGCCCACGTACGACGCGTTCTACACGGCGCCCGACAGCGAGGCCGCGACGCTCTGGCAGGACGTGCAGCTGCCGGTCGAGGAGATGCGGCGCCGCGAGCTGCCCGAGGGTCTGCTGCACGCCGGTGGGTTCGTCGACGGGTTCCTCTTCTTCCAGCACGTGCCCGCCGACGCGGGGCGCATCCTCTTCCGCGCCGACGTGACGAGCCACGACGGGATCCGGCTCGGCACCGCGCTCGTCCCGCTCGCGGCGCACGAGTAGTCGGTGCGCCATGATCGCGCCGTGACCTCACGTGCGCGCCTGCCCGCCGCGGTCATCGCGCTCGGGCTCACCAGCCTCTTCACCGACGTCGCGTCGGACATGATCGTGCCGCTGCTGCCCGCGTTCATCGCGACGCTCGGCGCGAGCACCGCGATGCTCGGGTTGATCGAGGGCGCGGCAGAGGCGACCGCGAGCTTCCTCAAGCTCGGCTCGGGCTGGGTCGCGGATCGATCGCCGCGCAAGAAGCCGCTGGTCGTGCTGGGCTACGCGATCGCGACCTTCGCGCGGCCGCTGATCGCGTTCGCCGGGATCCCCGTGCACGTGCTGGCGATCCGCGTCGTCGATCGGGTCGGCAAGGGCGTGCGCACCGCGCCGCGCGACGCGATGATCGCGGCCGCCGCGCCGCCCGGCGAGGCAGGGCGTGCGTTCGGGTTCCATCGCGCGATGGATCACGCAGGCGCGGTGATCGGACCGCTCGTCGCGACCGGGCTGATCGCGCTCGGGCTCACGGTGCGCGGGGTGTTCGCGGCCGCGCTGATCCCCGGCGTGATCGCGCTGATCTGCGTGCTCAGCGTGCGCGAGCCCGCGCCCGAGGCGATGCCGGTCGCGAAGGGCGAGGCGCCCACGATGGTCGGGCCCGCAGTGCCGCGATCGTTGCGCAGCTATCTCGGGATCCTCGCGCTCTTCGCGCTCGGCAATTCGTCGGACGCGTTCCTCCTGCTGCGCGCGCAGGACCTCGGGGTGCCGATCGCGATGATCCCCGTGCTCTGGGCGGTGCTCCACGTCTCGAAGGTCGTGAGCACGTGGGTCGGCGGCGACCTCGCGGATCGCGTGCCGCGCCCGCGCCTCGTCGCGATCGGATGGATCGTCTACGCGCTCACGTACCTCGCGCTCGGCCTCGCGACCGAGGCGTGGCAGGCGTGGGTGATCTTCGTCGTGTACGGCGCGTACCACGGGCTCACCGAGCCCGCCGAGAAGGCGATGGTGAAGGACCTCGCGCCCGCGAGCGCGCGCGGCCGCGCGTTCGGGCTCTATCACTTCGTGATCGGCGTGACCGCGGTGCCCGCGGGCGTGCTCACCGGGTGGATCTGGGACGCGTTCGGGCCGCTCTACGCGCTCGGGCTCGGCGCGCTGATCGCGGGGATCTCGGGCGCGCTGCTGATCGCGTGGGACGCGCGGGGTGGGCTCGTCAGAACGTGAGCCCGAGCGCGACGCTGCCCGCACCGACGTCGAGCGCGAGCCGCATCGGCACGCGATGCGGTCCGACGACGCGCAGCTCCTCGTGCACGAAGGGCGAGAGCGTGAGCAGCACGATGCCCGCGACCTGCGCGATCGACGCGACGAAGCCGCCGAACGAGTGCCCGAAGTAACGCGGCGTCGCGAACCACGACCCGGTCGACGGGCACGTGGGCGAGAGCGCGCCCGCGATGCCACCGCCCACCGGCACGAACCAGCTCCCGACGTTCGTCCTCGCGCACTCCTCGCGCGTCGCGAGATCGATCCCGAGCGCGACCGACGCGCCGTAGCCGAGCACCGAGAGCGCGACGCCGATGCCCACGAGGCGCAGGTCGGGGACGGTCTGCCACTCCGGGTTCACCGACTCGGTCGGGGGCGCCGGCGACGACCACCACGCGCGAGGATCCTGCGCGTGGGCGCGCGCCGAGCTCGCGAGCACGAGCGCCGCGACGACGATCGAGAGCACGAGGCGCGTCATCGGCGCGTCCCTTCGAGCTGCCCGCGCAGGCGCGCCGCGGTCTCGGCGTAGACCCGCGCGAGGCCGCGATCGAGGATCACGTGCGCGTTCGGGCCGCGCGGCTCGACGCAGCGCGAGCCCGGGCGCGTGGCGACGATGCGCAGGAGCAACCAGCCCTCCCGCGACGCGCGCGCCTCGAGGATCGGTCGGTCGTGCCCATCGGCGCGGCAGTGCCGCATCTGCGCGCGGACCACGCCCTCCCAGGGATCGACGACGGCGTCGTAGCCCGATGCGCGCAGCGCGATCGCGACCCGATCGAGCAGCGATGGATCGGCCGGCTGATAGGGCCCGAGCGTGTACGTGGTCGGCGCGCGGACCGACGCGCACGCAGGCAGCGCGAGCGCGAGGACGAAGAAGGCGACGAAGCGAAGCATCGCCGCGGCCGATCCGCACGCGGTGTGCCTCGCGCGGAGCGCGACGAAATCAGCGAGTCGCGGGTACCGGCGTGCAGCGCGATGCACACGCGCGGCGAGCGCGCTTCACGGGCGCTGATCGCGCGAGCCGGTCACGAAGAGCGTCGCGTCGACCTGCGTGCTGGGCGCGTGCGCGCCGATCCACACGTCGTACTGCCCGGGGCGCGGCGCGAACACGTCGACCATCGCGTTCGTCGTGCGGCCGGGGATCGCGTCGTCGTTGCAGAGGAAGCGACCGCTCGGATCGGCGATCACGAGCGTCACGTCGGTCGCCGCGCGCACGAAGAAGCGGAGCAGCGGTGCCGATCCCGAGAAGCGCACGATCGCGTCGGGCTCGGCGGCGACGTAGCCGCGGCACCCCGCGCCGAGCCGGAGGTCCGCGACGTGGATGGCGCCGCCGGGGCGAGTCGCCGTCGAGAAGGGATCGGGCGTGAACGCTGCGCGCAGCGGATGCACGCCGGATCGGGCGCGACCGCCGCCGACGGTCAGTCGGGTGGTGGGGGCCTGCGCGTGTGCGTCGCTGGTCGGCCCCTGCACGCATGTCGCGACCACCAGCGCACATGTCAGCGCTGCGCTCGCGACCGCCATCCCGACCCGCGTCTGCCCCACGACGGGAATACTTACGCACGAAGGGTCCACGCGAAAGCCGCGGCGATCGACTTCGAGTGCTAGGACGCCCCCAGCGACATGCTGTCGATCGAAGAGGGACCGGGTCTGGTGCGCTTCGACGTGCGCGTGGCGCCGCGCTCGAGCCGCGACGCGATCCTCGGGGTGCACGACGGCGCGATGAAGGTCGCGCTGACCGCGCCGCCGGTCGAGGGCGAGGCGAATGCGGCGCTCGTCGCGCTGCTCGCGAAGAAGCTCGGTGTCGCGAAGCGGGACGTGGTGCTGGTGCGCGGGGAGACGTCGCGCGCGAAGCGCGTCGAGGTGCGCGGCGTGGGCGCCGACGCGGTGCGCGCGCTCGTGCGGTGACGAGCTGTCATCCAGAGCTGCTCGCGGGTCGAGCAGCGCCGGACAAGTTGTCATTCCGGCCGACCGGGGTTGGGTGAATTCGCGTGATTTGCGCGGTTTTTGCGCTTGGCACGCCTGCTGCTGATGACGGCTCCCATGCAGTGGGGCCGATTCGCAGTGTGGGGTGTGATCGCGACGGTGGCGGTCGGTGGTGTCGCGCTCGCCGCGGACGCGCTCGTCGAGAGCGACGAGGAGCAGATCGCGGAGATCGCGGACGCGCTGACCGGCCCCCGCATCGAGCGTCGCGTCGACGCCGTGCTCGCCCACGTCGACTCCGCGCGTGCGCCGGTGACGGTGCGCGCCGACGGCTGGGGCAACGAGTTCGGCGAGGACGACGAGGATCCCGCCGACGCGATCCGCGACGCGCTCTCGCCGCTGACCGAGGGTGACCTCGAGCTCGTCCAGCGCTCGGTCGACGTCGAAGGTGATCGCGCGCGCGTCGCGCTGCGGGTGCGCACCGGTGAAGGCGCGATCGTCGACGCCCAGCTCGCGCTGCGTCGCGACGGACAGTCGTGGCTGATCGACTCCGTTCGTCGCCTCTGATCCCGCGACCAACAAAGACTTCCATCCGTTCCCATCCCGTTCGCGTTCCCATCCCATCCCATCCCTCCCGAAGATCACGGCGTGCGCGTCGCAGCGACGTGCGCGGTACAGTGCGCGCCGATGCGCCGCGCCGCCGTGATCGCCCTTTTCGTGCTCGCTCTCGCCGGTTGCGACGAGGGGCCGCGCGGCACGAGCGGGGGCTCGTCGAGCGAGGACACGAGCGGTGGTGAGCGGCTCGCGCGAGCGCGGCGCGAGATGGGGCTGAGCGAGGTCGCCGAGGAGGACGAGGACCACGGCGAGCTGCCCTTCGCGCTCGGCCCCGAGCATCTCCCCGAGCTGCCACGCGACGTCGACGCGGAGTCGGCCCCGCTCGCGCCGGGCCTCGCACGTGCGATCGATGCGCTGATGCTCGCGCGCCCCGAGCCCGAGGCGGATCTCGATCGGCCGGGGTACCAGACCTTCGTCGAGGAGGACTACGCGCGCTGGGTCGCAGCGCGCGCCGACGCGCTCCGCGTCGCACGCACGGCGCTCGCGCCCGCCGAGCAGGGTGAGGTCGGCGAGTACGTCGTCGCATCGGCGGTGATCGGGCTCATGCTCGCGCGGTTCGCCGACGCGATCGCGACGATGCCGGTGCCGCGGGCGATCGATGCGGTGCCCGCCGATCGACTGCGCTTCCGCGATGCGTTCCTGCGCGCCGCCGCGCCGCTCTGGGATCGAGCGGTCGACGCGTTCGGGGCGTGTGCGAGCGCGAGCGCGCGCGCCGACGATGCCACGTTGTCGCGATGGCAGCGCTTC is a window encoding:
- a CDS encoding adenylate/guanylate cyclase domain-containing protein; its protein translation is MAGTTNLDAGARIAELEARVALLEERWRLNDAVDRLAEIAVRDRLPLDHAMRLLMPVLCDAVDARVAWIRTYDETLSLHDFVHATGDEATLPIPLDALAARADAGSIVERVGASTVIAQRIDVAGDPFGTAAVLIPSALDDAQSERVRGLLHVFCEEIDNTLASIALARKKAIAIDAMSDALADPVLDDGLRAALAILQANVPFEDMLLVFRHEDDASGRTLHYKIVQNGVLAHDSMARTDPEVDAFLRSRAFRMMAGDDAEVRERFGIRRYREEVLINGVRSARVVGRLVVASKRGEFNTFDRDLLDRFADSLRQRIVDFNREWKTLSVAFPREACDRLLREESYREKYLTPRERECAVMFCDISGFTRVCEQVLVRPQAIGRLVDTWSERVVEIVWETGGVFDKMVGDCIIGIWGPPFFDRSREELCLAAIDAATRIRDFTRSLTTHEDLPELAGAEPLDVATGLHWCPLFVGVFGPDEDYTGFSAGMNNTARLQGQAKGGEILCMDSLVSVVGDAARFEAWREAKVKNVEHPLRFRPLSG
- a CDS encoding PAS domain-containing protein, whose amino-acid sequence is MNGPGDPPSDLGAALAEILELVPTRIAYVDAHERFRFANRAYVAWHGRSADEVIGRSVREVLGERAYARLRDHIAAALAGETQRFDTEIAYAGKGPRWIEVGYEPRRGDDGRVLGFVVTVTDITDRKRAAEGVERARARIQHAFTQLPAFVSLALGPDHVLEALSPPALEALGARAVLGRPMRDLVAEAGMGAPVLALHDRVYREGEVVRTPATHYVLHGRERVFDSTYQPLRDEQGAIEGVIAFSLDVTERVLAARRRDLLASVGRALAEPLGPDATLACLVEAVVPAVADHAAVHRRDERPVAAEIARVIERGETICTSDVIVVPLALGGGAHGALELTRTPGSGRVHAPEDLRLAQEIARLAETALDRAHVQAALEEARANDAFMAEAAHILGASLDVDETLRRIARLAVPMLGDVCVLGVVERDGRHRQVAEAADDEAQEARLHALRDWSAYPLAPIARAIEHPGEVPPIIEIDDALLERIAHDADELAILRAIGARTSLAVPIAAHGRTLAVLHVGMARSGRRHGPRHRALAMRLAARAAISLENARLYTEARESAAERARDAQRLGALADISRVFAEVSLDPELAHAAIARIAAQKLGDLATINLLSPDGEWLETVALHHLDPARESLAQAVFAQQPTPVEGSLNGEAVRSGRSVRIRLDGGASQVLTDAGRRYVDAAHAHEVIAAPLEVRGRVLGTIAVTSEREGRWLDVALLEEIAHRAALLIENARLFRAAQDATRMRDELVATVSHELRTPLNAILGWAAIARVRTDDATLVTRALDTIDRNARAQAKLVDDLLDVARIVGGTLRLEREDVDPELVARAAIEALRPVADARQVRIELVADAPCPRVRADGSRLQQVVGNLVSNAVKFSRDEGYVRVVLRRHGDALELVVEDDGIGIEPTFLPHVFERFRQARPTPGRGKGGVGLGLAIVRHLVEAHGGSVSVASEGRDRGTRFVVRLPARPDVAESEHGVMPERIAPGVIRLDGVQVLLVEDDDDTREALRVALSAAGAEVVDARDGAEGLRALDRAVPDVIVSDVAMPVLDGYGFLRAVRARPTLGGGSVPAIAMTAFARPEDAWRAREAGFQTHLAKPTDPATVARVISEMAPRRTR
- a CDS encoding DUF167 domain-containing protein; its protein translation is MLSIEEGPGLVRFDVRVAPRSSRDAILGVHDGAMKVALTAPPVEGEANAALVALLAKKLGVAKRDVVLVRGETSRAKRVEVRGVGADAVRALVR
- a CDS encoding enoyl-CoA hydratase/isomerase family protein; this translates as MTDVLRVEDHGAVRVLTLSRPEKKNAFDIALTEALWSALERASADDGVRVVVVTGAGDMFSAGADVNLFLQAGTGGLEGDISKVARLYEPLRACTKPVIAAVQGPTVGMGVTMLPHFDLVYAAEHATFLVPFVRLGLVVEYAGSFALPRLIGHQRTRELLLRAKPIDARTAEHWGLVTRVFPRDSFTAEVMAIANDIAALPPGAILECRRLVEKGEQGDMQHAIDEENRVLATRYGSAENVEAVQAFLTRRK
- a CDS encoding MFS transporter, giving the protein MTSRARLPAAVIALGLTSLFTDVASDMIVPLLPAFIATLGASTAMLGLIEGAAEATASFLKLGSGWVADRSPRKKPLVVLGYAIATFARPLIAFAGIPVHVLAIRVVDRVGKGVRTAPRDAMIAAAAPPGEAGRAFGFHRAMDHAGAVIGPLVATGLIALGLTVRGVFAAALIPGVIALICVLSVREPAPEAMPVAKGEAPTMVGPAVPRSLRSYLGILALFALGNSSDAFLLLRAQDLGVPIAMIPVLWAVLHVSKVVSTWVGGDLADRVPRPRLVAIGWIVYALTYLALGLATEAWQAWVIFVVYGAYHGLTEPAEKAMVKDLAPASARGRAFGLYHFVIGVTAVPAGVLTGWIWDAFGPLYALGLGALIAGISGALLIAWDARGGLVRT